A stretch of the Medicago truncatula cultivar Jemalong A17 chromosome 5, MtrunA17r5.0-ANR, whole genome shotgun sequence genome encodes the following:
- the LOC11419649 gene encoding NAD(P)H-dependent 6'-deoxychalcone synthase yields MGSVEIPTKVLTNTSSQLKMPVVGMGSAPDFTCKKDTKDAIIEAIKQGYRHFDTAAAYGSEQALGEALKEAIELGLVTRQDLFVTSKLWVTENHPHLVIPALQKSLKTLQLDYLDLYLIHWPLSSQPGKFTFPIDVADLLPFDVKGVWESMEEGLKLGLTKAIGVSNFSVKKLENLLSVATILPAVNQVEMNLAWQQKKLREFCNANGIVLTAFSPLRKGASRGPNEVMENDMLKEIADAHGKSVAQISLRWLYEQGVTFVPKSYDKERMNQNLCIFDWSLTKEDHEKIDQIKQNRLIPGPTKPGLNDLYDD; encoded by the exons ATGGGCAGTGTTGAAATCCCAACAAAGGTTCTTACAAACACATCTAGTCAATTGAAGATGCCAGTGGTTGGAATGGGATCAGCCCCTGACTTCACATGTAAGAAAGACACAAAAGATGCAATCATTGAAGCCATCAAACAAGGTTATAGACACTTTGATACTGCTGCTGCATATGGCTCAGAACAAGCTCTTGGTGAAGCTTTGAAAGAAGCAATTGAACTTGGTCTTGTCACTAGACAAGACCTTTTTGTTACTTCTAAACTTTGGGTTACTGAAAATCATCCTCATCTTGTTATTCCTGCTCTTCAAAAATCTCTCAA GACTCTTCAATTGGACTACTTGGATTTGTATTTGATTCATTGGCCACTTAGCTCTCAGCCTGGAAAGTTTACATTTCCAATTGATGTGGCAGATCTCTTACCATTTGATGTGAAGGGTGTTTGGGAATCCATGGAAGAAGGATTGAAACTTGGACTCACCAAAGCTATTGGAGTTAGTAACTTCTCTGTCAAGAAACTTGAAAATCTTCTCTCTGTTGCCACTATTCTTCCTGCAGTCAATCAA GTGGAGATGAACCTTGCATGGCAACAAAAGAAGCTTAGAGAGTTTTGCAACGCAAACGGAATAGTGTTAACTGCATTTTCACCATTGAGGAAAGGTGCAAGCAGAGGACCAAATGAAGTTATGGAGAATGATATGCTTAAAGAGATTGCAGATGCACATGGAAAGTCTGTTGCACAAATTTCTCTAAGATGGTTATATGAACAAGGAGTCACTTTTGTTCCCAAGAGTTATGATAAGGAGAGAATGAACCAAAATTTGTGTATCTTTGATTGGTCATTGACAAAGGAGGATCATGAGAAGATTGATCAAATTAAGCAAAATCGTTTGATCCCTGGACCAACCAAACCAGGCCTCAATGACCTCTATGATGACTAA